From the genome of Streptomyces sp. NBC_00659, one region includes:
- a CDS encoding NAD(P)-binding domain-containing protein, translating to MNNTGVSAREVEVVVVGAGQAGLAAAYHLRRTGFEPERDFVVLDHAPHPGGAWQFRWPSLTYGKVHGMHSLPGMDLTDADPDRPSSEVISTYFAAYERTFDLRVQRPVDVRTVREGTGGRLLVETGDRTWSTRALINATGTWDRPFWPRYPGQETFRGRQLHTAQYPGPEWFAGRRVVVVGGGASGTQHLMEIAAHTAGTTWVTRRPPVFREGPFTEEFGRSAVALVEERVRQGLPPRSVVSVTGLPLNEAIRQALADGVLDRRPMFDRITPDGVEWADGTRVDADVILWATGFRAAIDHLAPLRLRERGGGIRVEGTRAVADPRIHLVGYGPSASTIGANRAGRAAVRDIRRLLANAPVAV from the coding sequence GTGAACAACACCGGGGTGAGCGCGCGTGAGGTCGAAGTGGTCGTCGTCGGGGCCGGTCAGGCCGGTCTGGCGGCCGCCTACCACCTGCGGCGCACGGGCTTCGAGCCCGAGCGTGACTTCGTCGTGCTCGACCACGCGCCCCACCCGGGCGGAGCCTGGCAGTTCCGCTGGCCGTCGCTGACGTACGGCAAGGTGCACGGGATGCACTCCCTGCCCGGCATGGACCTGACGGACGCGGACCCGGACCGCCCCTCCTCCGAGGTCATCTCGACGTACTTCGCCGCCTACGAGCGGACCTTCGACCTGCGGGTGCAAAGGCCGGTCGACGTCAGGACCGTCAGGGAGGGGACCGGCGGCCGGCTGCTCGTGGAAACCGGCGACCGTACGTGGTCGACGCGGGCGCTGATCAACGCGACGGGTACCTGGGACCGCCCGTTCTGGCCTCGCTATCCGGGCCAGGAGACCTTCCGTGGGCGGCAGTTGCACACAGCGCAGTATCCGGGCCCCGAGTGGTTCGCCGGGCGGCGCGTGGTCGTCGTGGGCGGTGGCGCCTCCGGGACCCAGCATCTGATGGAGATCGCCGCCCACACGGCCGGGACCACCTGGGTCACCCGGCGTCCCCCGGTCTTCCGCGAGGGCCCCTTCACCGAGGAGTTCGGGCGGTCCGCCGTCGCTCTCGTCGAGGAGCGGGTCCGGCAGGGGCTGCCGCCACGGAGCGTGGTCTCGGTCACCGGGCTGCCGCTGAACGAAGCGATCCGCCAGGCACTGGCCGACGGCGTGCTGGACCGGCGGCCGATGTTCGACCGGATCACCCCGGACGGTGTGGAGTGGGCGGACGGTACGCGTGTGGACGCGGACGTGATCCTTTGGGCGACCGGTTTCCGGGCGGCCATCGACCATCTGGCGCCGCTGCGGCTGCGCGAGCGGGGTGGCGGCATCCGGGTCGAGGGAACGCGCGCGGTCGCCGACCCGCGCATCCACCTGGTCGGCTATGGGCCCTCCGCGAGCACCATCGGCGCCAACCGGGCCGGCCGGGCGGCCGTACGGGACATCAGGCGGTTGCTGGCGAACGCGCCGGTCGCCGTGTGA
- a CDS encoding MarR family winged helix-turn-helix transcriptional regulator, protein MTTPDADGLLAEQLLRLTRRVHRIQKRHLEQRELGITPAQSRLLRTLAHYASPPRMADLAERLEVVPRAVTTLVDGLEASGKVRRAPDPTNRRVIRIEVTDEGRKALRELRAARRGAAEEILAPLTDEQREVLGGLLDTLVDGMPRVEQVEHRC, encoded by the coding sequence ATGACCACCCCCGATGCCGACGGCCTGCTCGCCGAGCAGCTGCTGCGTCTGACGCGCCGCGTGCACCGCATCCAGAAGCGCCATCTGGAGCAGCGCGAGCTGGGCATCACCCCCGCCCAGTCCCGGCTCCTGCGTACCCTCGCGCACTACGCCTCGCCTCCCCGTATGGCCGATCTCGCGGAGCGCCTCGAAGTGGTGCCGCGTGCCGTGACCACGCTGGTCGACGGACTGGAGGCGAGCGGCAAGGTGCGCCGGGCACCCGATCCCACCAACCGCCGGGTGATCCGTATCGAGGTCACGGACGAGGGACGCAAGGCGCTGCGCGAGCTGCGCGCCGCGCGCCGCGGCGCCGCGGAGGAGATCCTGGCTCCATTGACGGACGAGCAGCGCGAGGTGCTCGGCGGGTTGCTGGACACGTTGGTGGACGGCATGCCGAGGGTGGAACAGGTGGAACACCGGTGCTGA
- a CDS encoding ABC transporter ATP-binding protein → MRPELSAWSPPPADSQQPRQVRRILSLFRPYRGRLAIVGLLVGAASLVGVATPFLLKAILDTAIPQGRTGLLTLLALGMIASAVLSGVFGVLQTLISTTVGQRVMHDLRTAVYGRLQRMSLAFFTRTRTGEVQSRIANDIGGMQATVTSTATSLVSNLTSVVATIVAMVALDWRLTLVSLLLLPVFVWISRRVGNERKKITTQRQKQMAAMAATVTESLSVSGILLGRTMGRADSLTKSFAEESEGLVDLEVRSNMAGRWRMSVIGIVMAAMPAVIYWTAGVALQLGGPSISIGTLVAFVSLQQGLFRPTVSLLSTGVQIQTSLALFQRIFEYLDLPIDITEPENPVHLDQVKGEIRFEDVEFRYDDKGTPILDGIDITVPAGGSLAVVGPTGSGKSTLSYLVPRLYDVTGGRVTLDGVDVRDLDFDTLARAVGVVSQETYLFHASIAENLRFAKPDATDEELHAAARAAQIHDHIASLPDGYDTVVGERGHRFSGGEKQRLAIARTILRDPPVLILDEATSALDTRTEHAVQEAIDALSANRTTLTIAHRLSTIRGADQIVVLDSGRAVERGTHEELLAGEGRYAALVHRDAQLAPTR, encoded by the coding sequence TTGCGCCCCGAACTGTCCGCCTGGAGCCCGCCACCCGCCGACAGCCAGCAGCCACGGCAGGTGCGCCGCATCCTGAGTCTCTTCCGGCCCTACCGGGGCCGCCTCGCGATCGTCGGCCTGCTGGTCGGCGCCGCGTCCCTCGTGGGCGTCGCCACGCCCTTCCTGCTGAAGGCGATCCTGGACACCGCGATCCCTCAAGGGCGTACGGGTCTGCTGACCCTGCTCGCGCTCGGCATGATCGCGAGCGCCGTCCTGAGCGGTGTCTTCGGCGTCCTGCAGACGCTGATCTCCACGACCGTCGGCCAGCGCGTGATGCACGACCTGCGCACGGCGGTCTACGGCCGCCTCCAGCGCATGTCGCTCGCCTTCTTCACCAGGACGCGCACGGGCGAGGTCCAGTCCCGCATCGCCAATGACATCGGCGGCATGCAGGCGACCGTCACGTCCACCGCCACCTCGCTGGTCTCCAACCTCACCAGTGTGGTCGCCACGATCGTCGCGATGGTGGCCCTGGACTGGCGCCTGACCCTCGTCTCCCTGCTCCTGCTGCCGGTGTTCGTGTGGATCAGCCGCCGCGTCGGCAACGAACGCAAGAAGATCACCACCCAGCGTCAGAAGCAGATGGCGGCGATGGCCGCCACCGTCACCGAATCGCTCTCCGTCAGCGGCATCCTGCTCGGGCGGACCATGGGCCGGGCCGACTCGCTGACGAAGTCGTTCGCGGAGGAGTCCGAGGGCCTAGTCGACCTCGAGGTGAGGTCGAACATGGCGGGACGCTGGCGCATGTCCGTCATCGGCATCGTCATGGCCGCCATGCCCGCCGTCATCTACTGGACCGCGGGCGTCGCCCTCCAGCTCGGCGGCCCCTCGATATCGATCGGCACGCTCGTCGCCTTCGTCTCGCTCCAGCAGGGCCTGTTCCGGCCTACGGTCAGCCTGCTGTCCACCGGTGTGCAGATCCAGACCTCGCTCGCGCTGTTCCAGCGCATCTTCGAGTACCTCGACCTGCCCATCGACATCACCGAGCCCGAGAACCCCGTCCACCTGGACCAGGTCAAGGGCGAGATCCGCTTCGAGGACGTCGAGTTCCGCTACGACGACAAGGGCACCCCGATCCTCGACGGCATCGACATCACCGTCCCGGCGGGCGGCAGCCTCGCCGTCGTCGGTCCGACCGGCTCCGGAAAGTCGACGCTCAGCTATCTGGTGCCCCGGCTGTACGACGTCACGGGCGGGCGGGTCACCCTCGACGGGGTCGACGTCCGGGACCTCGACTTCGACACCCTCGCGCGCGCGGTCGGCGTCGTCTCCCAGGAGACGTACCTCTTCCACGCCTCGATCGCCGAGAACCTGCGCTTCGCCAAGCCGGACGCCACCGACGAGGAACTGCACGCGGCGGCGCGGGCGGCCCAGATCCACGACCACATAGCGTCGCTGCCCGACGGGTACGACACGGTCGTCGGTGAACGCGGTCACCGGTTCTCCGGCGGCGAGAAGCAGCGCCTCGCCATCGCCCGCACGATCCTGCGTGATCCGCCCGTGCTCATCCTCGACGAGGCGACCAGCGCCCTGGACACCCGCACGGAGCATGCCGTCCAGGAGGCCATCGACGCCCTGTCGGCCAACCGCACCACGCTCACCATCGCGCACCGGCTGTCCACGATCCGCGGCGCCGACCAGATCGTCGTCCTCGACTCGGGCCGCGCGGTCGAGCGAGGCACGCACGAGGAGTTGCTGGCGGGGGAGGGGCGCTATGCCGCTCTCGTCCACCGGGACGCCCAACTGGCGCCGACAAGATGA